One Caldalkalibacillus uzonensis DNA window includes the following coding sequences:
- the narI gene encoding respiratory nitrate reductase subunit gamma: MSLLDQFLWLIFPYIMLTLFVAGHIYRYNTDQFGWSAKSSQFLESRQLRWGSILFHWGIVFVFLGHVAGLLVPKGFYESIGITEGMYHFAAVWLGGAAGVATLIGIIMLLMRRITVRRLVVNSGISDYVVLILLTFAIGTGFTNTVGYTATGGTFDYRETIGPWIRGILTFRPAVELVAGAPLGFKIHILASFLLFGIWPFTRLVHVWSIPLEYLNRHYVVYRKMRAKKI; the protein is encoded by the coding sequence ATGAGTTTGCTGGATCAATTTCTGTGGCTGATTTTCCCATATATCATGTTAACCCTGTTTGTGGCGGGTCATATCTACCGTTATAACACTGATCAGTTTGGCTGGTCAGCCAAGTCCAGCCAGTTTTTGGAAAGCAGGCAACTGCGCTGGGGCAGCATTTTGTTTCACTGGGGCATTGTGTTCGTGTTCTTGGGACATGTGGCGGGTCTCCTGGTCCCTAAAGGTTTTTATGAGTCCATTGGTATAACTGAAGGGATGTACCATTTTGCAGCTGTATGGCTTGGGGGAGCTGCCGGCGTGGCCACCCTAATCGGCATCATTATGCTGTTGATGCGGCGGATCACGGTTCGCCGCCTGGTGGTTAACAGCGGGATAAGTGACTATGTAGTGCTCATTTTGTTGACTTTTGCCATTGGGACTGGTTTTACGAATACGGTGGGGTATACAGCAACGGGAGGCACCTTTGATTATCGTGAAACAATTGGTCCCTGGATCCGGGGCATTTTAACCTTCAGACCCGCTGTTGAGCTGGTCGCCGGAGCACCGTTAGGTTTTAAGATTCACATTTTGGCCTCTTTTTTGCTATTTGGTATTTGGCCCTTTACACGGCTCGTTCATGTCTGGAGCATACCGCTGGAGTATTTAAACAGACATTATGTGGTGTACAGAAAAATGCGTGCCAAAAAAATATAA